The window TAAACTTTTACCTGGTCGGTAGTACCGGCCGATACGTAAAGTTCAACGTTACCGCGGATTTCGATTTTGTTGATGTTGCTTACATCGGTTAATACAGTGGCAACAGTTTTGGTATCTTTTGTGAATGCCAAGGTTGAGTTTGATAAACCAGCTACTAAAAGTAATGAAGCAGCAAAGGTGATTAATGTAGTTTTCATGATATTAATATTTTGATTGTCAAGTAATTGTATATTGTAAATTTTAAATACACCAATAAGACGCCCCCATTTTTAAAACGTTACAGCTGTTTTTGGTGAAATAGATATAGGCCATGTTTTCGTCGGCGAACAACGGATTAAAGTCGGTGAATAGGGGTAAATATTTTCGCTTTTGTTGAATCGTTGTTACACATTAGGCAAGCGACGAATGGAAATCCTCTGGGAAAGGGCACGAAAAATTCAACAAATGGGTAATTAAAAAACCAACAATGGCCACCCTGCAAAAGGATGGCCATTGTTGGTTAAACATTATAGGATGAAGGAATTTTAATAAACCTGGTCAATCCGGATTCAGATAAAACGATTGGGCATAAACCGTTTTACATTTTTTCATAAAATTTGTAAAACATATCCGGGTTTTTAAATCCGTAATCCGCTATATTTTCGGATATCGAAACCCAATCATTCACGGCGTATACTTTTTTCCCTGTTTTAACCTCGTGTACAAAACGCAGCCTTACCTGGTCGCCTTGTTTGATGCCGGCAAAATCAGGAGAGTTGGCCTTGAATGCCAGGTTAAACCTGTAGCCATTATCTTTTTCAATTACCGCGGTTTTCCATTTTCCATTGCTGTCTTTCTCAATTTGTGCAACCTTGCCATCGGTGAACCTAACCCGGTTTACTTCATATAAAAAAGGATATTCCCGGATGGTTTCCGGCTGCACCGGCTGAAAGATCCTGACATTGTTTTTGACAATGTATTGCGGAAAAAACACTACCGGGATACCCTCGCCAATACCGCCGCCAAATAGCTTTACGGTAACTTCATCGCCAACATTAAGCAGGCTATAAAGCTCTTTGCCGTCGCCGTAAAAGGTTTTAATTTCAAGCGGCATGCTATTGTAAGTTACTTTATATCCCTGCGGTATCCCGGTCTTTTTATCTCTGATCAGTTCTGTTACTTTAATGGCAATTTCTTTATTTATAATCTCCCTAACCAGTGCCGATTTGTTTTTATAATCATCTGTTTGCTGATAGGCTTTAAATTTTGCCATTGATAACTGTTGCCCTATGCCGTATTTTACTTTTTGCCGGTACTTAACAGCGGTGTCTGTAACAGTAACTGCAGGCGCATTTTTTTTCGCGCTGGTTTTTAAACTGGTTGCAAACACCAGGCAGCTGATGGTTACCATAGGTACAATCAGCACATAAGTTAGCTTTTTCATATTTTTTGATGGTTTGTTAAACAACATTTGTATCCTGCCGGTAAGCTGTACTTTGCTAAAACCATTGTGCAGCATACCCTGCCCCGTTACCGATAACTGCAGCAGCAGGTTGGCATACACCCGCTTATCAACACTATGCGTCATTTTTGCATCAACCTCAAACTCGTGGTTGGCTTCAATAGCGCTGGCAAACAGGTATGCAAACGGATTAAACCAAAGGGCTATTTGTGCCAGCCGCGCTATCACCCTATCTGCCGAGTGATACAGCCTTACATGCATCATCTCGTGCCCTATTACGTGTTTCAGATCCTCGTAACAGATATTTTCATCAGCTAAAAATATATAGTTAAAAAACGACCCATTGCCAAGCTTTTTGTAGCCGCTTACAATTTTAACATTTCCCATTTTAGCCAAAGGCTTGCCTTTAATCCTGGTAAAAAAGATAATGAGTGTTATGAATAAGTAACCCGATAACGAAATAACAGCTACTACATATACCCACCCCATGATACTCGCCCGGTTTACCGGCGGCGCAACAGGCCCCATTTTTGGGGGAGCGGCGTTAAAGGGTATTGGTTGAATAGCCTCCGGGGCATTCACGTAAACCACGTGCTGTACTACAGCTACATAATGTGGCTGTTCATCAACCCGTATTTTAATGGCCGGTATAACAAAACTAAGCAGCAATGTTGCCAGCAGGTACCACCTGTTGATGGTAAAAAAAGTAAGCCTGCGCAAAAACGCGTAATAAAACATATAAAAAACACCGGTACAGGCCGATACCTGCAGCAAATAGGCTATGGCTTCCATTATTTTTCGTTTTTATTGATGATGGCTTTTAATTTGTCGATATCTTCCTGGCTCAGCTTTTCTTCCTTCACCATAAATGAAAAAAGGCTCTCGGCCGAATTATCAAAGTAACCCGCAAAAAACCGGCTGAAAAAAGCCTTCCGATACTCGGCTTTGGCTATTTTGGGAAAATACTCGTAGGTTTTACCATAAGCTTTATAATCCAGGTAGCCCTTCTTCTCCAGCAGCCTTACAACTGATGATATGGTATTGTAAGGCGGCTTCGGATCATCCGGCAACGCCTCAATAATATCCTTAACAAAGCATCGTTTTAACTGCCATATTACCTGCATTACACGCTCTTCTGTTTTTGTTAGCTCTTCCATAAATCAAATATATAACTGATTTTTCAGTTATACAACTAAATTTTACGTTATATAACTGTTTTTTAAGTTATTTTATACAATACACTGATTTAAAGCTATATAAATTCAAAATACTTCCTCAAGGATATCGGTTTTAAACTTTTTCATCTACATACAAGTAAATACATTTTAAGCTGCCTCGTAGATGCTACCCGTTTGTAGAACTAAATAGTTAATCTTTTTTTGCTCCTTCGGAGTTACCTTTTTTCAAGATCAACTTTTAAAAACGATTCCTATGAATGCTACCAAGTAATCATAGACGATATTGAACTGAGAATCTGTTCTAAAAACGGAATTATTCATTGCCGTTGACTGAAGTCAACGGCAAAAAAATTATAATTGCTGGCTTTAGCCAAATTATTCAAGCGGACTTTGGCTAAAGCCACTCACCTTTCAGCCATTATTCCGTTGACTAAAGTCAACGGCAATGATTTTTAAGTGATACATAAATAATCTAAATCAAATTTAGACAGCCACTGAGATATTTTAGATTTATTACTTTTGAATTTTGCCTCCAATAAAACTATCTTGCCTGCTCAAACCAATCAAGGCCTATGAAACGCAGAAACTTTGTGCAAAGCTCGATGCTTGCGGGCGCATCATTATTAAGTACCGGTGTATTAAATGCGGCTACACTTACCGGCTGTGCCGACCCGGCTGGGGTGACAACAACCGCCGCCGACAAGCCTTTCAATCTTAATTATGGTATTCACGATGGTATGTTTAAAAACCATGCCGGTGATAATTTTGTTGAGCAGATAAAATTTGCGTATGATAAAGGCTTCCGCTCGATTGAGGATAATGGAATGAGCCACCGTACCGAAGATGAGCAGAAAAAAATTGGCGATACCCTGGCCAAACTGGGCATGGCCATGGGCGTATTTGTTCAGCCGGGTTTGGGTAACGACAGCAACATGCTGGCATCCGGTAAGGCCGATCAGGTGGAGAAATTTATTGCATCATGCAAGCAGGCTGTAGAAATTGCCAAACGCATTAACAGCAAACTGGTAACTGTTGTACCCGGCGATTTTGTGCGCAACCTGCCCATTGGCGTGCAAACCGGTAATGTAATAGAGGCCATTAAAAAAGGCACAGCCATTTTAGAACCTCATGGCGTTATTATGGTGCTGGAGCCGCTAAGTGACAACCCCGACCTGTTTTTGCGCACGCCCGACCAGGCTTATGCCATTTGCAAAGCTGTAGGCAGTCCGTCATGCAAAATATTGTACGATATGTACCACGTACAGCGCAACCAGGGCAACATCATCCCTACCCTCGATTTGGTTTACGACGAAATAGGATACTATCAAATTGGCGATAACCCCGGCCGTAAAGAGCCCGGCACCGGCGAGGTAAACTATAAAAACATTTTCAAACATATTTATAACAAAGGCTACCGCGGCGTTTTAGGAATGGAGCACGGCACCGCCGGGCAAGGAAAAGAAGGCGAACTGGCGCTGATAAAGGCTTATAGGGAAGCTGATAGTTTTATGTAGATGAGCGTATGTCGCGCGGAGACGCAAAGAATGAAAAATAGATTTAGGAACTGAATACTTTCATAGCATGACAGGAATCGAAAAACTTTGCCCTTCGCGTCTTTGCAAGTAACCACCAGGTAAACCTGAAAAAAACAGTGATGACCTGCAACAAAATTATAGTTAAATCAATGCACTAAGCTATCGTCATTGCGAGTGGGTACCAGCTAAGCTGGAAAAAACAGTAATGACATGGTTGCGAGCGGAGTTGTTGTGGACAATAAAATATTTGCGAATCCTTTTAAAAAAAGCGGTGGAAATGTGCGATTCCCCTCTTGAGAGGGGCGGAGGGGTGTGTTATGCGCGCGCAATGAAACGCGGAAAACACACCCCTGCCAACTCACCTCCCACCGCGCCCCCTCTCGAGAGGGGAATAAAAAAATACACTTGATAATCAACGTATTATAATCATGTCATTATAAGACACGAAGCAATCCCGAACGATGTGGGACTTAGCATATAGGGGATTGCTTCGTGCCTCGCAATGACAGGTATTTTACACTAACAGTCAACAACTTACAAACACGTCATATTATAAGATAAAAATAGTATTGTAGTTTTATCTTGCGCAGATAAGTAAAGAAACGGAACATCGAATTAAGCTTTGCACGCTTTTGCGTTTTTGCACGATAAAAAATCACGCCGTAAACCGCCCCCTCAACTCCCTCCCTATCCCCATAAAGCTGCGCTGGTTAAGCGGAAATTCCAGTATCACATGCGCCAGGCTCAGGATATATAGCCAGCGTATCCCCAGGTTATAGTTGTAAAAATACAGGCCTACCGATGCAAGCCACAAAATACCAATAATTGTTGCCCTGGTAATGGTAATGCGGTGCCAGTTAATTACACTGGTTTTGGCAAACCAGTTAATGTAGTGATAGGTATAAGCAAAGGCAATAAAGCGGGTGAGTATAATACTGGTTTTGTTGTTGTACAAATCGATGGTTTTACTGCGCAGGGTTGTTGTATTCAAATTTGCAAAATGCCCGTAGTTATGCATAGCCCATTGCGCAGGGGCGTTGTGCAAACCCGTAAACAACACGCACAGTAATACGGGGCAAATTAAAAAGGTAAAAAATGCCAGATAGCCCGAAAAATCTTTGTTTTTTAATGCCCCCAACAGCAAAAAAGACCCGGTAAAAACGTAAACATGGATGAGCGTAGGCAGGTACAAGCCAAAAATAGTGCGCAATATATTATTGGTAAGCAAAAAGTAACCAAGCGCTACAATCACCGTAAAAACGATAACGCGCATAATTGCCCCCGGAATGACCAGCAATATGAACGACAGGCCAAACGCGTAGTAAATAACATAGGGGTATGGCAGTTTAAGCAAAACGGAGATAACCACCACCCCGGCAATAAACAAAGGATCGTACTTTTTGAGGGTAAAATATCGTTTGCCGTTTAACCAGGATATTTCGGTAAAGTAATGCAGCGGACCAAGCGTAGCGTAGGATATCAGCACCAGCTCAAACGGGATAACAATAGCCAGGCACGCCGCGGCAAGCATGCCTAATATATTATAATAATTTATCCGGTTGACGTTCATTGGTTCACTGGTTCATTAGTTCATTGGTAGCTGGCGTTGTATGGCCTTGGCAAGTTAGTTTTATCAGGGCAATTAATCAGGCGAATCGTGTTTAAACTTCTTCTTCTACAAACGGTTAACTTTTTTTTAATAATACACTTTTAAGCTGTCTCGTAGAGTAATGCTATTAAGTTAAGGAATTAAGGCCAATTTAATATCGAACACCCAATGCCCAATTTCGAATAATGAAGGAAAAACTTCGGCGTTGGATATTCGAAATTCAGTGTTCGATATTATTTCTCACTTTCCGCTTCTCTTAGAGCCTGTTTAAATTTGATTTATTTTATTTATGTATCTAATAAAATCATTGCCGTTGACTTTAGTCAACGGAATAATGATTAAAAGGCGAATGGCTTTAGCCAAATTCCGCTTGAATAATTTGGCTAAAGCCAGCTGCGATGCTTTCTTTTACCGTTGACTAAAGTCAACGGCAATGAATAGCTCTCGTTTTTAAACAGCCTCATAACTTAATAGCATTGCTCGCAGAGGCTACCCGTTTGTAGAAAAACGAGTAGTTCCCTTTTTTTGCTCTTTAGGAGCTACCTTTCTTCCGGATCAACTTTTAAATGCAATTTCCCTGGGCAATTGCTGTCTATCTGCAAAAATTAAACAAATTATATAATTTTAGGCAATGAAATTTAAACTGACCTTATTACTCCTCTTTATATCGGGTGCCACCTTTGCGCAAGATAGCCTGTTTGCCCGTAAACTGGTAGATACACTTACCTCGCCATACTTTTGGGGGCGTGGTTATACCCATGATGGTGTGCATAAGGCCGCAGCGTTTATATCGGCACAGTTTAAAAGCTATGGTGTAAAACCAATGACGGGCAAAAATTACCTGCAGGAGTTTAGCTACCCGGTTAATATTTTCCCAGGCAAAATGGATGTCACCATCAACGGGGTTAGGCTTATCCCCGGCAAGGAGTTCATTGTGAGCCCCGACAGCCGGGGCGCAACAGGCACGGGCAAGCTGGAACAAACTGATAGCACGCATTTTGTGGACAGGCAAAACAGGGTTATTGTATCGCTGGAAGACAAGCTCACCTGGTCTGTTGAAGGTAAGGCGCTTGATTTTACAGTGATACAGGTTGATAAAAAAGCGCTGAAACAGTTGCCAGCTTCATTAACCGTAGCTATAGATAACCAACTCATTCCCGATTTTAAAACTGCAAATGTTTGTGGTGTGGTTAGGGGTACGGTTAAGCCCGATTCCATCCTGGTGATTACCGCCCATTACGATCATTTAGGCGGCATGGGCAGCAATACGTACTTCCCCGGGGCCAATGATAATGCCAGCGGACTAACCCAAATGCTAAGCCTGGCCAAATACTATGCCGCCCATCCACAGCCGTACACCATGGCTTTTATTGCCTTTTCGGGCGAGGAGGCTGGCCTGCTCGGCTCAAAATACTTCACAGAAAATCCCTTGATCGACCTTAAAAAGATTCGCTTTTTAATAAACCTTGACCTTAACGGCACCGGCATTGAAGGAATAACCGTAGTGAACGCCACCGTCTACCCCAATGAATTTGCCGCCATGCAGCAGATAAATAACGATAACCACTACTTTGTTAAAGTGGCCAAACGGGGTAAAGCGGCCAATAGCGATCATTATTTATTTACCGAAAAAGGGGTGCCTGCATTTTTTATTTACACCCTTGGCGGCATAAAAGCTTACCATGACGTATTTGATATAAGCGCCACACTCCCTTTAAATAAGTACCGCGAGCTGTTCAACCTCATTGTTAAATTCAATAGTGCGTTAATGCAAAATGCAAAGCCATAATGTTAAAAAAGTGCACTCGGCTTACTTAAAACTGCCTTTTAAATATATTTAGTTTCGCAACAGATGCTGGTAAACCGCCTCAAGCTATTTTTTTATTAACAATGCATTAAATGTGTTAACAAATTATTTATGCCAAATATTTTGAATTAAAATTTTTTAATGCATGTTTACACTGTAAAACCAATTGTGAGTAGGCCGAAAACAATTCGGCAGTAATCGGGTTAACTTAAATTAAATAAAAAGAACTTATCATGGCAACAGAAAAAGGAAGCGGTATTACCGCGTATTCAGTGAAAACCAAAACTAAGAATGTACCAATGGTTGATCCTGTGATCGACATTAAATCTGGAAGGTACATTGCTACCGGTACGGATGGTGCAGGTAACAAAATGGCTGCTATCATGGGCAAAGCCACTGCCGAAGAGCACATTGCCAAAGGTAACGCTAAAAAAGGAACTGGCTGGGCTTAATATTTTATTAACCGCAAAAGCCCTGGTTTGAGTTATGCTTAAACCAGGGCTTTTGTATTTTAACACCCTCTATTTTTTAAAGCTTAAACCTAAGCGCCACAGTTGGGCAAAGCTGCAAAACATTATCGGTAGTGGTTACATGGTAATATAGCAAGGCCCTTGTGCCGGCGCCTACAGTTTTATTAAAGTTAAACCATAGCTGGGGTTCGCCAAAAAAACAAAGGCGTTTGCCACGCAGGTTTTGGGTAGTTGGGTCGCCCTGGTTTTTATTAAGGGTATACAACTCAAAATCGCCCGCAAATTCAACCTTGTAATTCCAAAAACCTTTGCCCCAGTAAAAGGAATACATCAAATCGTTACCGGGCTTTTTCGCCGCATTATAAGTGTAACTTAAGGTGTTGCTGAAAAAAGCACCCTTCCAGGTAAAGGCATAGCTTGGCCCAACGGAGAATGCGTTATTAATGTAATAGCTGTATTGTTTTGGCTCGGTTACACCAAGGCCGCCACTATATTGTATTGCAATGTTTATTTTTGGTTTCCAAAACCTAAAGCTTTGCGAAGCCTGGATAAATGACTGGGCAATGTTACCCTGCTGCCCCCGCATATCTGTTTGTACCTTTAAAAAAAATGCGCCCGGCTTAAAAAAAGCGGATGTACTATCCTGCGCTTTAAAATACTCAAAATACAATGAGCAAAAGTTTTTGGGATTGCGGTCGGGATCTACCGTGTGCCGCAAATCGTAATGTACCTGGAGGATTTGCGCAAACGCGCCGCCGTAAAAAACACAACAAATGAACAACAACCTGAATTTCATGATACCGTGTGCTAAATGATGAAACTGACTTTTTAAAAAACACCACGTTTTGTGGCCTGTTGGTAAAGATGTTTTGATGTATTTTAGAAGGGCGTAATTGCAGCGTAATTTTGGCGTAATTCTGAATGCGGAACTACAAAAAACTACCAATCAACACTTTATGACAACATCTGATTTTTCAGTTTTTGCAGCATTATTTAAGGAAGCTTACCAAAAATGTTTTGGCCGGCATCTTACCGGAATTATTCCTGAAACGGAAAGCAAGATTTTCTGTAATAATGTAGAGGAGCAAACAGGCCTCACCATAGGCTGGAAGAGTGTTAAAAACTATTCGATATTTATTTTAGATGGCAACCCAACAAAGCAGGAAAACCCATCAACAGCTACATTAGATACCCTTGCCCGGTATGTACTTAAAGCACCACGTATAACCGAAATTCAGCGTAAAAACAATGAAAGCTATCACCCTTATTGGTTCCTGTACCGCAAACAATTTCAGCAAGTGGTACAAAAACAAACGGCGAAAAAACCGGCCGGCAAAGTTGTAGTATTGGTTGCAGGCCTGGCGGCAGTTTTAATTTTAGCCCTGTTTTTGTATCCGCATTCCACAGCCCTGTCATTTACCGATACCTTCAGGGATGTAAGCGATAAAGCAATTACCAATAATGGCTGGTTTGTGCAGGCTAAAAAAACGTTGTACTGGAGCAAAAAGAACGAGAAACCAGGTGTACTAT is drawn from Mucilaginibacter ginsenosidivorax and contains these coding sequences:
- a CDS encoding M56 family metallopeptidase, coding for MEAIAYLLQVSACTGVFYMFYYAFLRRLTFFTINRWYLLATLLLSFVIPAIKIRVDEQPHYVAVVQHVVYVNAPEAIQPIPFNAAPPKMGPVAPPVNRASIMGWVYVVAVISLSGYLFITLIIFFTRIKGKPLAKMGNVKIVSGYKKLGNGSFFNYIFLADENICYEDLKHVIGHEMMHVRLYHSADRVIARLAQIALWFNPFAYLFASAIEANHEFEVDAKMTHSVDKRVYANLLLQLSVTGQGMLHNGFSKVQLTGRIQMLFNKPSKNMKKLTYVLIVPMVTISCLVFATSLKTSAKKNAPAVTVTDTAVKYRQKVKYGIGQQLSMAKFKAYQQTDDYKNKSALVREIINKEIAIKVTELIRDKKTGIPQGYKVTYNSMPLEIKTFYGDGKELYSLLNVGDEVTVKLFGGGIGEGIPVVFFPQYIVKNNVRIFQPVQPETIREYPFLYEVNRVRFTDGKVAQIEKDSNGKWKTAVIEKDNGYRFNLAFKANSPDFAGIKQGDQVRLRFVHEVKTGKKVYAVNDWVSISENIADYGFKNPDMFYKFYEKM
- a CDS encoding BlaI/MecI/CopY family transcriptional regulator; its protein translation is MEELTKTEERVMQVIWQLKRCFVKDIIEALPDDPKPPYNTISSVVRLLEKKGYLDYKAYGKTYEYFPKIAKAEYRKAFFSRFFAGYFDNSAESLFSFMVKEEKLSQEDIDKLKAIINKNEK
- a CDS encoding hydroxypyruvate isomerase family protein, with protein sequence MKRRNFVQSSMLAGASLLSTGVLNAATLTGCADPAGVTTTAADKPFNLNYGIHDGMFKNHAGDNFVEQIKFAYDKGFRSIEDNGMSHRTEDEQKKIGDTLAKLGMAMGVFVQPGLGNDSNMLASGKADQVEKFIASCKQAVEIAKRINSKLVTVVPGDFVRNLPIGVQTGNVIEAIKKGTAILEPHGVIMVLEPLSDNPDLFLRTPDQAYAICKAVGSPSCKILYDMYHVQRNQGNIIPTLDLVYDEIGYYQIGDNPGRKEPGTGEVNYKNIFKHIYNKGYRGVLGMEHGTAGQGKEGELALIKAYREADSFM
- a CDS encoding M28 family metallopeptidase, which translates into the protein MKFKLTLLLLFISGATFAQDSLFARKLVDTLTSPYFWGRGYTHDGVHKAAAFISAQFKSYGVKPMTGKNYLQEFSYPVNIFPGKMDVTINGVRLIPGKEFIVSPDSRGATGTGKLEQTDSTHFVDRQNRVIVSLEDKLTWSVEGKALDFTVIQVDKKALKQLPASLTVAIDNQLIPDFKTANVCGVVRGTVKPDSILVITAHYDHLGGMGSNTYFPGANDNASGLTQMLSLAKYYAAHPQPYTMAFIAFSGEEAGLLGSKYFTENPLIDLKKIRFLINLDLNGTGIEGITVVNATVYPNEFAAMQQINNDNHYFVKVAKRGKAANSDHYLFTEKGVPAFFIYTLGGIKAYHDVFDISATLPLNKYRELFNLIVKFNSALMQNAKP
- a CDS encoding DUF5020 family protein: MKFRLLFICCVFYGGAFAQILQVHYDLRHTVDPDRNPKNFCSLYFEYFKAQDSTSAFFKPGAFFLKVQTDMRGQQGNIAQSFIQASQSFRFWKPKINIAIQYSGGLGVTEPKQYSYYINNAFSVGPSYAFTWKGAFFSNTLSYTYNAAKKPGNDLMYSFYWGKGFWNYKVEFAGDFELYTLNKNQGDPTTQNLRGKRLCFFGEPQLWFNFNKTVGAGTRALLYYHVTTTDNVLQLCPTVALRFKL